Proteins from a single region of Synechococcus sp. WH 8109:
- the metG gene encoding methionine--tRNA ligase — protein sequence MPYTLTTPLYYVNDRPHLGSTYTTLACDALARFERLQLEKVTFVTGVDEHGQKIQRTAERQQLSPQDHCDKVSTRYRDLWNQWGISNDRFVRTTNPRHLELVEQFYERVKASGDIVVGKQTGWYCVDCEEYKDDPAEAESPSCSIHRKPLEWRDEENLFFRLSRYQSAIEELVSRDDFIAPASRRQEVRNFVAQGLRDFSISRVNVSWGLPVPDHPGHTFYVWFDALLGYLTALLDDGESVSLDRLASCGWPASVHVIGKDILRFHAVFWPAMCMSAGLPVPQKVFGHGFLTREGQKMGKSLGNVLDPELLLERCGSDAVRWYLLRDIQFGDDGDFQQQRFLDLVNNDLANTIGNLLNRTSSMARKWFDDVVPPAGAASSADHPLALKAAETVSTVIEAMPQLAFKTAAESILQLAIAANGHLNETAPWSRMKEPGQEQSVAEDLFAVLETTRIVGLLLAPLLPDLSERILSQLGERLDPDNWLKQLNWGRLCSGSALPKPTPVMQRLELDEPL from the coding sequence ATGCCCTACACCCTTACGACTCCGCTCTATTACGTCAACGATCGTCCCCATCTGGGCAGCACGTACACGACCCTGGCCTGTGACGCCTTGGCTCGCTTTGAGCGGCTGCAGCTGGAGAAGGTGACCTTCGTGACCGGTGTTGATGAGCACGGCCAGAAGATTCAGCGCACGGCAGAACGTCAGCAGCTGAGCCCACAGGACCACTGCGATAAGGTCAGCACCCGCTACCGCGATCTCTGGAATCAGTGGGGGATTTCTAACGATCGCTTTGTGCGCACCACCAACCCGCGCCACCTGGAGTTGGTGGAACAGTTCTACGAACGGGTCAAGGCATCAGGCGACATCGTTGTCGGCAAGCAGACTGGTTGGTACTGCGTCGATTGCGAGGAATACAAGGACGATCCGGCCGAAGCGGAGTCGCCCTCCTGTTCGATCCACCGCAAGCCTCTCGAATGGCGCGATGAGGAGAACCTGTTCTTTCGGCTCTCCCGCTATCAATCCGCCATTGAGGAGTTGGTGTCCCGCGATGACTTCATCGCCCCTGCCAGCCGACGACAGGAAGTGCGCAATTTCGTCGCCCAAGGTCTGCGCGACTTCTCCATTTCGCGGGTGAATGTGTCCTGGGGACTTCCGGTCCCCGACCATCCAGGCCACACCTTCTACGTCTGGTTTGATGCCCTACTCGGTTATCTCACAGCGCTTCTTGATGATGGCGAATCGGTATCGCTCGATCGGCTCGCCTCCTGCGGTTGGCCCGCCTCCGTGCACGTGATCGGCAAGGACATCCTTCGCTTCCACGCTGTGTTCTGGCCTGCCATGTGCATGTCTGCAGGACTGCCTGTACCGCAAAAGGTTTTCGGCCATGGCTTCCTCACCCGTGAGGGCCAGAAGATGGGCAAATCCCTCGGCAATGTGCTGGACCCGGAACTGTTGCTGGAGCGATGCGGCAGCGATGCCGTTCGTTGGTACCTCCTGCGCGACATCCAATTCGGAGACGACGGCGATTTCCAACAGCAACGCTTTCTGGATCTGGTCAACAACGATCTGGCCAACACCATCGGCAACCTGCTGAATCGCACCTCGTCGATGGCGCGCAAGTGGTTCGATGACGTCGTTCCCCCGGCTGGTGCAGCCTCAAGTGCTGACCATCCCCTGGCCCTCAAGGCTGCGGAAACCGTCAGCACGGTGATTGAGGCGATGCCGCAGCTTGCGTTCAAAACCGCAGCCGAGTCGATCCTTCAATTGGCTATTGCCGCGAACGGTCATCTCAATGAAACGGCTCCCTGGAGTCGCATGAAGGAACCCGGTCAAGAGCAGAGCGTGGCCGAGGATTTGTTTGCTGTGCTGGAAACCACGCGCATCGTTGGACTCCTGCTTGCCCCGCTGCTGCCCGACCTCAGCGAGCGGATCCTGTCCCAACTTGGGGAACGCCTGGATCCAGACAACTGGTTGAAACAGCTGAATTGGGGAAGGCTGTGCAGCGGTTCTGCGCTGCCCAAGCCAACACCGGTGATGCAGCGGTTGGAACTGGATGAACCGCTCTGA
- a CDS encoding ribonuclease catalytic domain-containing protein → MNNSIQLGDTVAVVLKGSPLFGRLLSIKGSKAVLSFGGQRRDQGLPLRDLIHIDPEHRFVNSDLPAPERVQDSAPSARAVVEAWQLLETDQPGGLARLSLCELGELVLTPFNLAGLAALWAWLHGNQQLFRWRRDRLIQPLSREERASLRRQRRAERQAQQHEQRQLALLRTERALSDDERVELDPVWDERFSHWIQLLKDNPAAVGFDPDLKQWSAELSIGSDAADLRQWLIVRGFLDPNEPIGLRGSVWSRSFTSDLVEEANRLVALSNEELPGDEQRIDLTHLATYSLDDSGTREIDDALSLERRDGVDWIWIHIADPSRLIDIDSPLDHEARRRATSLYLAEGVMPMLPLELAAGPLSLRAGQRCAALSVAVCLDDDGAVAEQRIARSWIRPRYGLTYTDGDELIELAPPGDEALSDLSGLLMLRMRWRRSKGAVMFDQPEGRFRYSDGALTLQVIDPSPSRLMVSEAMLLMGAVVASFGQEHSLPLPFRSQPAAELPSIDELDRIPEGPARDAAIKRCLSRGVQGTRAMPHFSLGLEAYVQATSPIRRYADLVAHRQIIAQLSALAPMDEERLSEVIDDLDDPLRQSIQISREDQRHWQQVWFAEHQNTVWSAVFLRWLRPQDRLALVHVSELAIDLVGCVSAEDPAPGDGLELKVGRADPVRGELQLQLA, encoded by the coding sequence TTGAACAACTCAATCCAACTCGGAGACACCGTCGCGGTAGTTCTCAAGGGTTCCCCTCTTTTCGGCCGTCTTCTGTCCATCAAGGGCAGCAAGGCGGTTCTTTCTTTTGGTGGTCAACGTCGTGACCAGGGCCTGCCCCTGCGCGACTTGATTCATATTGATCCCGAACATCGCTTTGTTAACAGTGACCTTCCTGCACCTGAGCGGGTGCAGGACAGCGCTCCATCGGCACGGGCTGTTGTTGAGGCTTGGCAGCTGTTGGAAACGGATCAACCGGGGGGATTGGCTCGACTGAGCCTCTGTGAGCTGGGCGAGTTGGTATTGACCCCGTTCAACCTCGCTGGGCTGGCTGCGCTGTGGGCCTGGCTGCATGGGAACCAACAGTTGTTCCGCTGGCGTCGTGACCGTTTGATCCAGCCACTCTCCCGCGAAGAGAGAGCCAGCCTGCGTCGCCAACGCCGAGCTGAGCGGCAGGCACAGCAGCATGAACAACGACAGCTCGCGTTGCTGCGGACTGAGCGAGCCCTTAGCGACGATGAACGCGTGGAGCTGGATCCGGTATGGGACGAGCGCTTCAGCCACTGGATTCAGTTGCTGAAAGACAATCCCGCTGCGGTGGGTTTCGACCCTGATCTCAAGCAGTGGTCGGCAGAGTTGTCGATTGGATCGGATGCCGCCGATCTGCGGCAGTGGTTGATCGTGCGTGGGTTTCTCGATCCCAATGAGCCCATTGGCCTGAGGGGCAGCGTCTGGTCTCGCAGTTTTACCTCTGATCTGGTGGAGGAAGCGAATCGTCTTGTTGCTCTGTCGAATGAAGAGCTACCCGGGGATGAGCAACGCATAGACCTCACTCACCTGGCCACCTACAGCCTGGACGATTCGGGCACTCGAGAAATTGATGACGCGCTCTCGCTGGAGCGTCGTGATGGCGTCGATTGGATCTGGATCCACATCGCTGATCCAAGTCGTCTGATCGACATTGACTCCCCCCTTGATCATGAAGCCAGACGTCGGGCCACCAGTTTGTATCTGGCGGAGGGTGTGATGCCCATGCTCCCTCTGGAGCTGGCGGCCGGTCCCCTCAGTCTGCGGGCTGGCCAGCGTTGTGCAGCCCTGAGTGTGGCCGTTTGCCTTGATGACGATGGTGCCGTGGCGGAACAACGGATTGCGCGCAGCTGGATCCGACCCCGCTACGGCCTCACCTACACCGATGGTGATGAGCTGATCGAGTTGGCACCCCCAGGAGATGAAGCCCTCTCGGATCTCTCGGGACTCTTGATGTTGCGCATGCGCTGGCGCCGCTCCAAAGGAGCCGTGATGTTTGACCAGCCTGAAGGACGCTTCCGCTACAGCGATGGGGCCTTGACGCTTCAGGTGATTGACCCTTCACCCTCCCGCCTGATGGTGAGTGAAGCGATGCTGCTGATGGGGGCTGTTGTGGCCTCCTTTGGGCAAGAGCACAGCCTGCCGTTGCCCTTCCGCAGTCAGCCTGCGGCTGAGCTGCCCTCCATCGATGAACTCGATCGAATCCCCGAGGGACCAGCCCGTGATGCGGCGATCAAGCGCTGCTTGAGCCGAGGCGTGCAGGGCACGCGAGCCATGCCCCATTTCAGTCTCGGGCTTGAGGCCTATGTGCAGGCGACTTCTCCGATTCGACGCTACGCCGATCTCGTCGCCCACCGGCAAATCATTGCCCAGCTCTCTGCGCTTGCACCGATGGATGAAGAGCGTCTGAGTGAAGTGATTGACGATCTCGATGATCCATTGCGCCAATCCATTCAGATCAGCCGTGAGGATCAGCGCCACTGGCAGCAGGTGTGGTTCGCCGAGCATCAGAACACCGTTTGGTCTGCCGTATTCCTGCGCTGGCTGCGCCCGCAGGATCGCTTGGCCCTGGTTCATGTGAGCGAGCTGGCCATTGATCTGGTCGGTTGTGTTTCTGCAGAAGACCCTGCTCCTGGCGACGGTCTTGAACTCAAGGTGGGGCGTGCTGACCCGGTACGCGGTGAGCTGCAGCTTCAGTTGGCTTGA
- the lptC gene encoding LPS export ABC transporter periplasmic protein LptC has translation MNRSEQSMLSRLSRCGLTAALVASAWLTGCTTRRPIALEPTPSFVFRSLDLSQRADDGNRDWDLTSPEARYDLSSRTIRARRPEGVLYRNDQPHYRITADLATVLRDGELVVLEGSVQLRQLSQRGLTIEGDNLIWTPSQSRMVINQRPKANDGQTQIRSRELAFQQDSEVLEFSGPTQLNRVDETSVASTVVQGGSGTWNLKSGLLQAPGPVQAIRSDGRTLSASGLNGNTRQGYLDLQQPVTLVLENDRGLITAGQTRWLFSAKQFQSDHPVQADLKNSNVQGKGFKLDQLTGTVIISSDCRVEQTLETLTASRCAWNWSSERVVADGDVVLRRTKPEQVTRASRMEAKISDDGEIRFGQTGARVESTIKLSPAAQEKHRRPQVSF, from the coding sequence ATGAACCGCTCTGAACAAAGCATGCTGAGTCGCTTGTCACGTTGTGGTCTGACAGCAGCCCTTGTGGCGAGTGCATGGCTCACCGGTTGCACAACGAGGCGGCCGATCGCGCTTGAACCCACGCCGTCCTTTGTCTTCCGGTCGCTGGATTTGAGCCAGCGGGCCGACGATGGCAACCGTGACTGGGATCTCACCAGCCCCGAGGCTCGTTACGACCTTAGTAGTCGAACCATCCGTGCACGACGTCCCGAGGGAGTTCTCTATCGAAACGATCAACCGCACTACAGGATCACCGCAGATCTCGCCACGGTGCTACGTGATGGAGAGCTCGTCGTTCTTGAAGGATCGGTCCAGCTGCGGCAGTTGAGCCAACGGGGGCTGACGATTGAGGGAGACAATCTCATTTGGACACCATCGCAGTCACGGATGGTGATCAATCAACGGCCCAAGGCCAATGATGGCCAGACGCAAATTCGCTCACGCGAGCTGGCGTTCCAGCAGGACTCCGAGGTGCTGGAGTTCAGCGGCCCAACCCAGCTGAACCGTGTTGATGAAACCAGTGTTGCTTCCACAGTGGTGCAGGGTGGGAGCGGAACCTGGAATCTGAAGAGTGGTTTGTTGCAGGCGCCTGGTCCGGTGCAGGCCATCCGCAGCGATGGCCGCACACTCAGCGCTTCAGGCCTCAATGGCAACACCCGCCAGGGTTACCTCGACCTTCAACAACCGGTCACGCTGGTGCTGGAGAACGACCGTGGTCTGATCACTGCCGGCCAAACACGTTGGTTATTTTCAGCGAAGCAATTTCAATCTGATCATCCCGTTCAGGCTGATTTGAAAAACAGCAATGTGCAGGGCAAAGGATTCAAGCTTGATCAGCTCACTGGCACCGTGATCATTTCTAGTGACTGTCGCGTTGAGCAGACGTTGGAAACACTGACGGCCAGTCGCTGCGCTTGGAACTGGAGCAGTGAACGGGTAGTGGCAGATGGCGATGTAGTTCTTCGGCGGACAAAACCAGAGCAGGTCACTCGCGCCTCACGCATGGAAGCCAAGATTTCGGACGATGGTGAGATCCGCTTCGGCCAAACCGGAGCGAGGGTTGAATCGACGATCAAGCTGAGTCCGGCGGCACAGGAGAAGCATCGCCGGCCCCAAGTGTCGTTCTGA
- the rpmG gene encoding 50S ribosomal protein L33, with protein sequence MAKNKGVRIVITLECTECRSNPAKRSPGVSRYTTEKNRRNTTERLEIKKFCPHCNKSTLHKEIK encoded by the coding sequence ATGGCCAAGAACAAGGGCGTCCGGATCGTGATCACTCTCGAGTGCACTGAATGCCGGTCCAATCCCGCCAAGCGTTCACCCGGCGTGTCTCGCTACACGACGGAAAAGAACCGCCGGAACACCACCGAACGGCTGGAGATCAAAAAGTTCTGTCCCCACTGCAACAAGTCCACGCTCCACAAGGAGATCAAGTGA
- the rlmD gene encoding 23S rRNA (uracil(1939)-C(5))-methyltransferase RlmD → MTKVDSPNSSEPRPGLTIELEAVDLDRDGKGLARWNNWVIVVPDLLPGERATVQLQQRQKSRWLSRRVDQITFSADRRLPPCILADDCGGCTLQRLDDAAQIRWKAKQIQQTMQRIGGIDVAPAPTLVNAERCFGYRNRALIPLKRDQNGRLKAGYFRSKTHKIVNLNHCPVLDPRLDALVEPLKQDLDAGGWPADHDLLESQGLRHLGLRLSIATGDVLITLISSHAQLRGLEVLAQSWVERWPAVKGVCLNLQPKANNLVLGRTTHCLAGVPTIEEQFCGIKLALSSTTFVQVNTPQAERIVQRLTDWLLVQCAGARVVDAYCGVGTIALPLSKAGFNVQGLELNPDSVEQARLNAMHNGLSSRCAFDAGDVADLLAAHLDDCQALVLDPPRRGLDRCVVDSILERPPAVLAYLSCDPATQARDLKALLAPSGPYELEMLQPVDFFPQTTHLESLALLKRVSS, encoded by the coding sequence ATGACCAAAGTCGACAGCCCGAACAGCAGTGAACCGCGGCCTGGGCTCACGATTGAGCTCGAGGCTGTTGACCTGGATCGCGACGGCAAGGGTCTGGCCCGTTGGAACAACTGGGTGATCGTCGTTCCTGATCTCTTGCCGGGGGAGCGCGCCACGGTTCAGCTGCAGCAACGCCAGAAGTCGCGCTGGTTGAGCCGTCGGGTGGATCAGATCACGTTCTCCGCAGATCGGCGCCTTCCTCCCTGCATCCTTGCCGATGACTGCGGTGGTTGCACCCTCCAACGCCTGGATGACGCCGCCCAAATCCGTTGGAAAGCCAAGCAGATTCAACAGACCATGCAGCGCATCGGGGGGATTGACGTTGCCCCTGCGCCCACGCTGGTTAATGCGGAACGCTGCTTCGGTTATCGCAACAGGGCCTTGATCCCGCTGAAGCGAGACCAGAACGGACGGTTGAAGGCCGGCTACTTCCGATCGAAAACCCACAAGATCGTCAATCTGAACCACTGCCCGGTGCTCGATCCACGCCTGGACGCGTTGGTGGAACCTCTTAAGCAAGATCTGGATGCAGGGGGGTGGCCTGCCGATCATGACCTGCTCGAATCCCAGGGTCTGCGCCATCTCGGGCTTCGTCTTTCAATCGCTACCGGAGACGTTTTGATCACGCTGATCAGCAGCCATGCTCAGCTTCGAGGTCTTGAGGTCCTCGCTCAGAGCTGGGTCGAGCGTTGGCCCGCGGTGAAAGGGGTCTGCCTCAACCTTCAACCCAAGGCCAACAACCTGGTGCTCGGTCGAACCACCCATTGCCTCGCCGGTGTTCCCACCATTGAGGAACAGTTCTGCGGCATCAAGCTCGCCCTCAGCAGCACCACCTTTGTTCAGGTGAATACGCCGCAGGCTGAACGGATCGTTCAGCGCCTCACAGACTGGCTTTTGGTTCAGTGCGCCGGCGCACGTGTGGTCGACGCTTATTGCGGCGTAGGAACCATTGCCCTGCCCCTGTCCAAGGCCGGTTTTAATGTTCAAGGCCTGGAACTCAACCCCGACTCGGTGGAGCAGGCCCGGCTGAATGCCATGCACAACGGCCTTTCCTCCCGCTGTGCATTTGATGCCGGCGATGTGGCAGACCTGCTCGCTGCTCATCTGGACGACTGTCAGGCGCTGGTGTTGGATCCACCTCGCCGGGGTCTCGATCGATGCGTGGTGGACAGCATCCTTGAGCGGCCTCCTGCGGTGCTGGCCTACCTCAGCTGTGACCCCGCCACGCAAGCACGGGATCTGAAAGCACTGCTCGCCCCATCAGGTCCCTACGAGCTGGAGATGCTCCAGCCCGTGGACTTCTTCCCCCAGACAACGCACCTTGAATCGTTAGCGCTGCTGAAACGGGTCAGCTCCTGA
- the pheT gene encoding phenylalanine--tRNA ligase subunit beta — MRVSISWLKQLVQVNESVDDLSERLSMAGFEVDDIDDLSAQANGVVVGHVLEREKHPNADKLSVCSVDIGARDPIQIVCGASNVRAGIHVPVAMVGATLPAVGLTIKAGELRGVASNGMICSLTELGLTEQSDGIAILDELDESLPPNGSPVAPLLGLDDTVLELAITANRPDGLSMVGIAREVAALTGGRLSLPELDLDPSTTPLNTELDGCFYSITRIEGVDGSKPSPTWLQQRLERGGVNSVNEVVDVTNLVMLEQGQPLHAFDADALEQLTGQAVDAKSFAVRSARDGEIFVGLDDQKRSLDSRVQVVTCHDRPVAVAGVMGSLESGVTASTRNIWLESALFASPRVRQSARALGLRTDASSRFEKGLPVEMTLPCSARASALLSQEFSCSERGRWVGGNGPAEAEPVLLRRSALHQLLGPLDASDGPEDLDDTSIENCLKALGCQLSAHDQGWQVIAPPSRRQDLQREVDLIEEVARLVGFDRFEAHLPDPLEPGALTPHQRAERRLRQLFCSTGLQEVTTLSLVPASEQEQRIAISNPLLSDTSHLRTNLWEEHLQICVRNLKASQRGCSVFEIGNTYSGSAEAVSQIAILGGVICGDRRLSTWATSGKPQAPDYFQARGVLTRVMEALQLELSDHRLTDDARLHPGRAATLVLEGRPLGCFGQLHPAMAEQLDLPEATYLFELDLARLLDAATRSNRWTPSFKQYPTVPFSERDLAVIVDRSSAAADLIKAIRKAGKPLLEQVELVDRFEGEQLGDNKVSQAFRLRYRGKNETLTDDKIQPVHDKVRAALSKQFQAELRS; from the coding sequence ATGCGGGTATCCATCTCCTGGCTGAAGCAGCTGGTCCAGGTGAATGAGTCCGTGGACGATCTCTCCGAGCGTCTTTCGATGGCGGGCTTTGAGGTGGACGACATTGATGACCTCAGCGCCCAGGCCAATGGCGTTGTGGTCGGCCATGTGCTGGAACGGGAGAAACACCCCAACGCCGACAAGCTCAGCGTCTGCAGCGTGGATATTGGAGCTCGGGACCCCATCCAGATCGTCTGTGGTGCCAGCAACGTGCGTGCCGGCATTCATGTACCGGTGGCCATGGTCGGAGCCACCCTCCCCGCCGTTGGCTTGACGATCAAAGCCGGTGAATTGCGTGGTGTTGCCAGCAACGGAATGATCTGTTCCCTAACCGAGCTGGGCCTGACGGAGCAATCCGACGGCATCGCCATCCTGGATGAGCTGGACGAATCCTTGCCGCCCAACGGGTCGCCTGTGGCCCCTCTGTTGGGACTCGACGACACCGTTCTGGAGCTGGCCATCACGGCCAATCGTCCCGACGGCCTCTCAATGGTGGGTATCGCTCGCGAGGTGGCGGCCCTGACCGGTGGAAGATTGAGCCTGCCCGAGCTGGATCTGGATCCCAGCACCACTCCGCTGAACACAGAACTGGACGGCTGCTTCTATTCGATCACCAGGATCGAGGGGGTGGACGGCTCCAAGCCCTCACCCACCTGGTTGCAGCAGCGCCTTGAGCGTGGTGGTGTGAACAGCGTCAATGAGGTGGTTGACGTCACCAACCTGGTGATGCTGGAACAGGGGCAGCCCCTCCATGCCTTTGATGCCGATGCGCTGGAACAACTGACCGGGCAAGCGGTGGACGCCAAGAGTTTTGCGGTCCGTTCCGCTCGCGATGGGGAAATCTTCGTAGGTCTGGATGATCAGAAGCGAAGTCTCGACAGCCGTGTGCAGGTCGTCACCTGCCATGACCGGCCTGTCGCCGTCGCAGGTGTGATGGGGAGTCTCGAGAGTGGGGTGACCGCCAGTACCCGAAACATTTGGCTTGAATCCGCTCTGTTTGCATCGCCGAGGGTTCGTCAGTCAGCCCGGGCCCTGGGCTTGCGCACGGATGCCAGCAGTCGTTTCGAAAAGGGGTTGCCTGTGGAAATGACCCTGCCCTGTTCGGCCCGTGCTTCGGCCTTGTTGAGTCAGGAGTTTTCCTGCTCTGAGCGCGGCCGTTGGGTTGGCGGTAACGGTCCCGCAGAAGCGGAACCGGTGCTGTTGAGGCGCAGTGCCCTTCATCAATTGCTTGGCCCCCTCGATGCTTCCGATGGCCCGGAAGATCTGGATGACACCAGCATCGAAAACTGCCTGAAAGCCCTCGGTTGCCAGCTCTCAGCCCATGACCAGGGATGGCAGGTCATTGCACCGCCCTCGAGACGGCAAGACCTCCAGCGTGAAGTTGATCTGATCGAGGAGGTGGCTCGTCTTGTGGGTTTCGATCGGTTTGAGGCCCACCTGCCGGATCCGCTGGAGCCAGGTGCCCTGACACCGCACCAGCGGGCGGAACGGCGCCTGCGGCAGCTGTTCTGTTCCACAGGACTACAGGAGGTCACCACCCTGTCTCTCGTTCCGGCTTCCGAGCAGGAACAGCGCATCGCCATCAGCAATCCTTTGTTGTCCGACACAAGCCATCTGCGCACGAACCTCTGGGAAGAGCACCTGCAGATCTGTGTTCGCAATCTGAAGGCGTCGCAGCGGGGTTGCTCCGTCTTCGAGATCGGCAACACATACAGCGGATCCGCGGAGGCTGTCAGCCAGATCGCCATTCTAGGTGGCGTGATCTGCGGAGATCGACGCCTGTCCACCTGGGCCACCAGCGGCAAGCCGCAGGCGCCCGACTATTTCCAGGCCCGTGGCGTTCTCACAAGGGTGATGGAGGCCTTGCAGCTGGAACTGTCTGACCATCGCCTGACAGACGATGCACGACTGCATCCGGGTCGGGCTGCCACCCTGGTGTTGGAAGGACGCCCCTTGGGTTGTTTTGGTCAGCTTCACCCAGCCATGGCTGAGCAGCTCGATCTTCCTGAAGCCACCTATCTGTTCGAACTCGACCTTGCGCGACTGCTGGATGCCGCCACCCGCAGCAACCGCTGGACGCCATCCTTCAAGCAATACCCAACCGTGCCTTTCAGCGAGCGGGATCTTGCCGTCATCGTCGACCGATCCAGTGCAGCTGCCGATCTGATCAAAGCCATCCGCAAGGCGGGCAAACCTCTTCTGGAGCAGGTGGAACTGGTGGATCGCTTTGAGGGCGAGCAGCTAGGCGACAACAAAGTGAGCCAGGCCTTCCGTCTGCGCTACCGCGGCAAAAACGAAACCCTCACCGACGACAAAATTCAGCCTGTTCACGACAAGGTGCGTGCCGCTTTGAGCAAGCAGTTTCAGGCTGAGCTCAGGAGCTGA
- a CDS encoding FAD-dependent oxidoreductase, with amino-acid sequence MTHRDVVVWGGGCGGVAAALQSARSGADTTLITPGPWLGGMVSSAGVCAPDGHELTCWQTGIWGAFLRQLELEEPSGLDHNWVSCFGYRPQTAERILQRWVVAEPRLEWRPHCSLEQVHCQQGRLQSVEIHSANGVESFSADVFVDGSDLGDLLALSSAPFRWGWEAKEIWEEPSAPEQSRLESEAFFQQQPTQSPTWVAMGQLHGELTPRHVASVPRIPFDRSTASFGLEKTITYGRLPSGLVMLNWPLEGNDWHNSIDRALSADGEVRAELAQEMQRHSMDFLAALEECSGGWITAGNAFPGADPSLALMPYWRESRRLMGRTTVTERDLLPISTEALRGPLPIDAQGRCTSIAVGTYANDHHYPGEDWPIAPKSVRWGGRWSGTPFCIPFDALISDSIPNLVMAEKGFSVSHMANGATRLQPLILNLGQVAGLAAAMAVRQGCDIGDLNVEAIQSALIHEPQAPAAVLPIWDWPLWHPHWVKAQEQGLARPEHLDAMGRPSGPRASMLLPPDVNQAPNQPHEGGFSGVLTGNLQEGYQLETAERIWPLITLEPAIHRWLSEEDHSHRTLNLRGIKNPWGPWVRITGVLDQAN; translated from the coding sequence ATGACGCACCGCGACGTGGTGGTCTGGGGTGGTGGCTGCGGGGGCGTCGCTGCTGCGCTGCAGAGCGCGAGATCAGGAGCAGACACGACACTGATCACCCCTGGCCCCTGGCTGGGGGGCATGGTGAGTTCGGCAGGAGTCTGTGCCCCGGATGGCCATGAACTGACCTGTTGGCAAACCGGGATCTGGGGCGCCTTTCTGCGCCAGTTGGAGTTGGAGGAGCCGAGCGGGCTCGACCACAACTGGGTGAGTTGTTTCGGATACAGGCCGCAAACAGCCGAACGGATCCTGCAACGCTGGGTGGTGGCTGAGCCCAGGCTGGAGTGGCGTCCCCACTGCAGCCTGGAACAGGTTCACTGCCAGCAGGGTCGCCTCCAATCTGTGGAGATCCACAGCGCCAATGGCGTCGAAAGCTTTTCCGCCGATGTGTTTGTGGATGGCAGCGATCTGGGAGATCTGCTTGCCCTGTCGTCGGCGCCCTTCCGCTGGGGTTGGGAAGCCAAGGAGATCTGGGAGGAACCCAGCGCCCCCGAACAGTCCCGGCTTGAGAGCGAAGCTTTTTTTCAACAGCAACCCACTCAGTCACCCACCTGGGTGGCGATGGGCCAATTGCATGGGGAACTCACTCCGCGCCATGTCGCTTCTGTACCGCGGATTCCTTTCGATCGGAGCACCGCCAGCTTCGGCCTCGAGAAAACCATCACCTATGGCCGTCTGCCCAGCGGCCTGGTCATGCTCAATTGGCCTCTGGAGGGCAACGACTGGCACAACAGCATCGATCGAGCCCTCAGTGCTGATGGCGAGGTTCGTGCGGAGCTGGCCCAAGAGATGCAACGGCACAGCATGGATTTCCTGGCGGCGCTGGAGGAATGCAGCGGTGGTTGGATCACTGCCGGCAACGCCTTCCCGGGAGCAGATCCCAGCCTGGCGTTGATGCCGTACTGGCGAGAAAGTCGGCGGCTGATGGGTCGCACAACGGTCACGGAACGCGACCTTTTGCCGATATCCACAGAAGCCCTGCGGGGACCGCTCCCCATCGATGCCCAGGGACGCTGCACCAGCATTGCTGTGGGCACCTATGCCAACGACCATCACTACCCGGGCGAGGACTGGCCCATCGCCCCGAAAAGTGTGCGTTGGGGAGGACGTTGGAGCGGTACGCCCTTCTGCATCCCCTTCGATGCCCTTATCTCAGACTCGATCCCCAACCTTGTGATGGCCGAGAAAGGCTTCAGCGTCAGCCACATGGCCAATGGGGCCACGCGCCTGCAGCCCTTGATTCTCAACCTGGGCCAGGTGGCGGGTCTGGCAGCGGCCATGGCCGTTCGTCAGGGCTGTGACATAGGTGATCTGAATGTTGAGGCCATCCAGTCAGCCCTGATCCACGAGCCGCAGGCCCCTGCAGCAGTCCTCCCGATCTGGGACTGGCCGCTCTGGCATCCACACTGGGTCAAGGCACAGGAGCAGGGCTTGGCTCGACCTGAACACCTGGACGCTATGGGCCGCCCTTCAGGCCCACGAGCCAGCATGCTGCTTCCCCCTGACGTAAACCAGGCGCCAAACCAGCCCCATGAGGGCGGTTTCAGTGGCGTGCTCACCGGCAACCTCCAGGAGGGCTACCAATTGGAAACCGCTGAAAGGATCTGGCCTCTGATCACCCTGGAACCGGCAATCCATCGCTGGCTATCCGAAGAGGATCACTCGCACCGAACCCTGAACCTCCGCGGCATAAAGAATCCCTGGGGGCCCTGGGTGCGGATCACCGGGGTTCTGGATCAAGCCAACTGA
- the rpsR gene encoding 30S ribosomal protein S18, giving the protein MSSSFFKKRLSPIKPGDPIDYKDVDLLKKFITERGKILPRRLTGLTAKQQRDLTNAVKRARIVALLPFVNPEG; this is encoded by the coding sequence ATGTCCAGCTCCTTCTTCAAGAAGCGTCTTTCGCCGATCAAGCCCGGTGATCCCATCGATTACAAGGATGTGGATCTTCTCAAGAAGTTCATCACCGAACGCGGCAAAATTCTTCCCCGTCGCCTCACCGGCCTTACTGCTAAGCAGCAGCGCGATCTCACTAACGCCGTCAAGCGTGCTCGCATCGTTGCCCTTCTGCCGTTTGTGAACCCCGAAGGTTGA